A segment of the Allosaccharopolyspora coralli genome:
CGCGGGAGTGGGAGTGGTCGGGATGATGCGGGTGCTCACGGTCAACGCAGGCTCGTCGAGTCTGAAGATCCGGGTCCTCGAAGGCAACCGGCTGCTCGGTACGCACGACGTCGACCGCTGGGACGGACAACCCGAGCCGATCCACGACGCGTTGGCGACGTACGCGGTGGACGCTGTGGGCCATCGGGTGGTGCACGGTGGCGGCGACGTGACCGAGGCGACCGTGGTCGATGACGAGGTGCTGCGCTACCTCGACTCGCTCGCCCCACTCGCCCCGCTGCATCAGCAGCGCGCCTTGGACGGGGTTCGCGCCGGTCTGCAGGCTTCGCCCGCCGGAACGAGGTCCGTCGTGTGCGTGGACACCTCCTTCCACCACACATTGCCTCCGGCCGCCAGGACTTACGCGCTACCGCGCGAATGGAACCGTGAATGGGGTCTGCGAAGGTTCGGCTTCCACGGTCTGTCGCACTCCTACGCGGTCCGGACGGCTGCCGAGATCGTCGGGGTCGATCTCGTCAGGTCGCGTGTCCTGTCCTGCCACCTGGGCGCGGGCGCGTCGATGGCGGCGGTTCGCGACGGTCGCTGCGTGGACACCACGATGGGGATGACGCCCGACGAAGGGTTGGTCATGCAGACCCGCTCGGGTTCGGTCGATCCGGGTCTCGTCGGGTGGTTGCTCACCGAACAGGGACTCACCGCCAAAGAGGTTTTCGACGCATTGCGGCACCGTTCCGGGGTGGCAGGGC
Coding sequences within it:
- a CDS encoding acetate/propionate family kinase, translated to MMRVLTVNAGSSSLKIRVLEGNRLLGTHDVDRWDGQPEPIHDALATYAVDAVGHRVVHGGGDVTEATVVDDEVLRYLDSLAPLAPLHQQRALDGVRAGLQASPAGTRSVVCVDTSFHHTLPPAARTYALPREWNREWGLRRFGFHGLSHSYAVRTAAEIVGVDLVRSRVLSCHLGAGASMAAVRDGRCVDTTMGMTPDEGLVMQTRSGSVDPGLVGWLLTEQGLTAKEVFDALRHRSGVAGLSGSSGDLRELLHARDQGDQEAALAFDVYRHSLTRHAGGLVATMGGLDLLVFTGGIGEHQAAVRAALCRDLEFLGVALDSERNGSSGDADLSRQGARVRTVVVESREDLEIARQTTELLT